A window of Salvia splendens isolate huo1 chromosome 8, SspV2, whole genome shotgun sequence genomic DNA:
TACTCCACCACTTTCACGATACAgagttttattttgaattttatgttttgatttttggtAGAATCGCCTCTACTCGTAATCTATGAGCGGGACGGTGTTTTACTTCCGTCTCGTGGGTGAGCAAGAGGTATAACAATGGTGGTGAGATATCGTTTCATTCGTCATTTAGATCCGTTGACGATTCGATTGTTATTTGCTGCAATTTGTAGGATATAATTTCGTTTGTTTTCGAAAGATATAGATTCTGCCTCTCCGGAAAAAAACTACTTCAATCTATAACTGAATGCATCCATAACACTCCGTTTGAGAAAGAAAATGTGAGAGCAGATAGCAGAAATAAGTAGTGTCTGTGTTAATGATTTCGTTGAAcgtgaaataaattttagatATGATTAAATTAAGAAGCGCCATTGCAATAATTAAACATGAAGACTTGAAGAGAACAAAATCAAGAGCAACATTATACGGTGGAATCTGTTTTTTTGCACATAAAAGTGTCTAACCTAGATTTTTGGTATAAAACATTAAATCGGTGAACATTATTTGAATTAGATTTTTCACCAAGACGGCAAGAAATTTGTGAGGCACGGCACGGATGTGAATCATGTGAATAGTAATCCAATCATAAGCTGGAAGTTAGTTCACAATGAACATGTAACAGATTCACATTCACTGCATTCGTCAACATTCATTGAACTCATCACATCTAAAGTTTCACAAAAAAGAAttgatttaatattttcaatccACAGTAATAGAGTGTTCTTCCTCATTGCAGCACACCTGAAAAATGTGGGCGACAATATCGAACGTAATGAGCTATATAGCCTCGCCTCTATTAAGGAATAATATCACTCAAAAAAtggaaaacagaaaaaaaaaaattaaaagtagcGCATCCCAGCCGACTCCCATTCCATTGATCTCCACATCAGTAAGAATCACACACCCTTGAGTATCGTCAAATATAGTGAGGCAGGGATGCCAACTTGTTTATTCTTGAAACGTCGAACAATTCAATGAATCTCTGATCAGTAACTCTAGCCTTATCTGCTGCAAACCTCTGATACTCATCCAAAACTGAAGCCAGACACCAATTTTGCCACTTCCTAAGACATCCCACAAGACAACCAGTCCGGTGCTGCATTCCACAAAGGTGGATACATATACATTAGAAAACCGAGACACCATGAATAGTTAGAGACAGAGCAGATATACAAGTACCTTTCCTCGCTTGCAGTGAATTAGGAGCGGATGGTTTCTTTCATCTGCATAGGATGTTTCATTGATTAAAGGGTTTCCCCAAAGCATGAGAAATATACATCTGATGAAGGTTCTGAGGTATATAGAAATACCTAATAGCACTCTCAATGCACAAACAATTACATCCTCAGGTATCTTTATAGATAGCTCCTGCCAAATATTAGTTGCATGTAAGAATAAATAACAGATCTAAGGCAATTCTTACTCCTTACTCGCAACATTTTGTGAAATAAACTTTCTTCCTTCAGTATTCAACCACTTGATCCTTTTCAAAGAGTTTTAAACAACTAACAAAGCTTTACATTGGGTACCAACTCTAGAGAATCCTAAAAGGCTAGATTTTGCAAAGGAGAACACAACCAAATATGAATGGACAAAGCCAAAATAAACCAACCTAGGAGATCAAATCCCATCCTTAATAACCCTATTACATCCGACAGAAATTTCTCCAAACTTTAAGAATAAACAGCAATGCAGAAGACTTATTGCACAAAGATCAAAATGTGTAATATTTACCGTAACACTAAATTGTTCTTATATTGACTCAAATCTCAAAGATCACCAAAAACACAGTGAATACTCTACAGTGCAACTGCACCATTAAGAAAGTAGATTTAATTTCCAAGACTATCCAAGGCAACATCTGATTGACAATTATCGTATTCGAATAAAATCCCTGCTTTAGCATGAATTTTTTGGGAAAGGAAACAAACTCACAAATAATCTTTGATATTTCTCTCCTCAAAGGCTCAAACCAAACTATTCGCTCCAACAATGCCCCACAAACATAAATTATGCATAATTGAACAAACACTACCTTAGAACCTTCAAGGCCGAACTGAAAAAGGCGAATTCCATTTGCATTGAGAAACTGCATATTATCTTCAGGATAAGGCTCTGGACACAAGTATCTTCAATATCACAAAAGTTTTACTTCAATATCTTCAAATAAACATATTAACGCAAGGAGAACCCTCACTTACCCACCATAGACACGAATTAACACGCCCGGCAAAGCGACATTTGGTAGCAAAGCCTCATTCATAGGAGAATCAATTTATCAAGCAACTATATTTGACTACATTTTCAAGTAAGTTAAACTTCCaaatatatgattttttttgctatgttaaactaattaaatataattagatATGCCTAACTAGGCAACAGTGAAAAAATGTTATATCtaaaatttgtttatttatcttaTCACATGAATGAATGTAACTTAAGaacaatatttatatttgtatacTACGTTGTAAATTTGTTTAGTTAAACTTAAACAACGAACGACTCTTATAGAACTATACAATAGTAGTAACATTTaagaaaattttgtttccatgatttattattctttattatCTATGTTAACAAAAAACACAATGGTTTTAATTCAGATGAACATCCTTGCTTTGAATACCAGTAATAAACAAAAGATATACTGCTACATTCTTGCattttatatactcctacaATCTAGTTATAAACAAAGATATACTTCATTACTGTAAATTTTCAATAAAtgaaatcataaaacaaaacaacaataaATCATGGAAGCAAAAAATAGTTAAGGAATCTATTCGTTAATGACTAATATGAGAGTGGTTAACTACAACCTAATAAAGCAAAAGaaattttacatttaattaggaaaaaaattatattgCGAAGTTTAGCATAATTGAAATTGAAGTTAAATATAATGGTTAGACAAATTGAGTTACCGATCACGAGGCATCGCCGATACTCAAGAGGTCGGCGCGTTAATTCGTGTTAATTCGTGTCTACGGTCGGTAGGGGAGCATCCTGGAAAAGAGAGAGATGTCAATATTGAGCTAACATGATCGATTGGAGGCCTAGGGTTTTCAAGAACGGAAAATTGGCAGAGTTGGGAAATCCGGAGCGGTATATTCCGTAATCCACCATAGAAAAGTTGAGCGGCGGCACGAATAGATGGTCCTCCGCCTTAACATCGGCAGCAACGAATTTTTCCGGCGACATATCGGCGGCGGCAGGAGACGGTTGGACTGTTTTGAGGCACATTGGAGCGCGACAATTGTGGATGCTCATATCATTCATGCGCAAAAGCGCATGATCGGATCGTGGAGAATCCGGCGAAGTGAGAGTATGAATCTGTGAATCAAAATGAGATAATATTTTGAGCAGGAATAGGATTTGGGGAATTTTAGGGAATCTATAAGAGATCCAATCGTCAAAAAGCAGATGACTGAATGTTCAATCACGGCTGCGgcctttttcttttataaccaattttatCCGTTAACGACCATGTTAATCCATcaataatttcttttatttatttgtagatatgtacactatttatagatttgaatttgaattatagcaatttaatttgtaaatattgGACTCATCCAACTAATTTCGACTTATATGGCAAACGTGACTTTGAAAATCATATTTTAgagttttaaatataaattaaaattgttgaaCTATTTGAAAGTaaacaaattgtataaaccaacATCCGTTGGTATCTATGTTTAAATTTGTCAGCTTAACTGTATTTCGAAATAGTATAAACCAACTGGATTTACTGTAAAACACAAGGATACGATAAAATACAGGCACAAACAAACTTGATTGGACCAATTATGGATTTGATTGAAATTTTGAAGTACAGACAAAAAATATAACTTTGtcaatataaaaataaacatatcAATCCACTTATGGGGATATGAAAGGGTCAATCAATATCGTTACTTGGATGGAATTAGAATGTTTTGGGTTCCCTTCTACAAAATTCTTATGCTATGCATTCAAACAATTCTATTTTTGTGCATATGTTattattaactaaaaaatataGCTACATCAAAAGCTTTCTTGATTTGTAACTGCAGGACATCAAACTTTTAACACATTGTTGTTTATATTGATTGTTACTGCTTAcaatataggagtatttaaatGTTGAAAGCAATGCAACACCAGAGGctaaaatgaaaacacgaagagCTTCATATCTTTAGAGCTGAACTGTAATTCTACACAGCAAGGAAGCTTATCTCTAAACATTTTATATAAACAGAGGCTAATCTAAAAACAAAATcgaataacataaaaaaaaaacaaaccaaACTACTACTTCTGCTTATGAAAACACATCTCCCAAAAAGAATATGATTTTCATTTACAAGCAAATAATAAACTTACCCATGATACCACAACACCAACAACAGAAAGAGTTAGTAAAGAACTTCGCCCTGCACTTCTTCTTTCATATGCTTGCAGTTTCAGGGAGCGAGAACGAGGACTTTTATAGTCCCTTGGCTGTTTGCTGTAACCATAGTTGGGCTATCACTTTTCCAGCACACAGCACTTATGAAGTAGGACCCCGCATCTTCTTCGCCTTCTTCTGTTTCAGAATTATTGAATTTATGCCATGCTGCCGGCTTAGATATTGCCTACAAAAAACTCACCTTTTAGTTGAAAATATATGCACTGCATCAGATCAACTAACCGATAATATTTCAACAACCATGTGGATACCTTGTGATAGACGAATGCTTCATTTGTTTCGCTGCCACATGCTATGTATTCGCTGTTTGCTGTTAGCCCCACAAAGTTCTTCTCATTTGCATGGCCTCTAAAAGTGCGCAGCTGAAGAAAATATCACAGCAAGAATGATATCATCAATTACTTGACAAACCAATATAATGGTTACTCAAGAATTAATCAGAAAACATTAAGAGAGAACAGACAAGCAAGTTTGGATGTGTGCACACATAAAGGTTATGAAACTGTCACCAACCATATCATCGGATCACTTATGTAATGAATCACAAGAATATCAAAGGTCTGTTAGCATTTTTTGGTTGACACCTTAGATGAAAAATCATGTAGAAACTCACACCATCTAATTCATTTGCAACATTGGCTTTAGTCAACATTTCAGGCAATTTACCATgttagaaaaaggaaaaaggaaaaagtaaaAAGGAAATATTCCATTCACACATTTTTTGTTTCAAAGTTAAAATCTCTAGTAGTCTGTAAATGTAAATGCTGATGAAAAGCTACTAAGTCATGTATTGCAAATGAAAAAAGATCTAACAGGATGACATAATAACTTACAGGAACATTTTCCTTAACATCCCATAGGCGCAAAGTACTGTCTGTTGAAGCAGAAGCAAGCTCATCACTGGACAGAAATTTCACATATGACACAGCCTTCCTGTGTCCGCTGAATATATACAGTGGCTggctaacttttcttaagtcATAGTAATGAATGTGATGATCTGCGGAGCCAACCTGCAAGGGAACAGCAGCATAAAATTCAGGAACCAGTTTCATACAGCTGTAGAGGCAGAACAGAAAAGTATGAACTCCCACAAAGAATCAGTACATACAGCGACATGGATGCTGGATCCAGGGTTATATTTGACTGAACATATATTTGCCTTCATGTCAATGTTTAGGACACTCGCCTCCTGGTTTGTACACCATACTTTGACCTGTGGAGTCCATTAAGTCAGTCTATGCATAAAGAGTATATGTTCAGATATAAACATAACTAAATAACTTAATAACCACTCACGGCCTAATAACAGCTAGGCAAATTATTGGTCCCCTGAGTCGAACAGAATACACTTTTAATGTTTCATGGACCCAAAATCCTATTTAGGACAGTTATATACTTAATAGATAGATTGTGCCTGGtacaggatcaatattgctgaATATAGCTATAATGCTGTAGATGGTTCACTTTGCACTCCACCTTGCTAGCAGTTCACCGGGATTTTTAAGGATGCGGAAAACAAGAAAACGTTGATTCAAAGACTAATTTGACATGTGTGTCCGCCTTAAAGTGGGAGTTAATATTCTATAATTCAAGTTGGTACATTGATCTCAGAAAGGCAAGCAGAGAGATCTACACATGAAAATACATAAAGCAAGACTTCTGGTAATATGGGCTCTACAATGAACTGCCCCCTCAACTTAGACAGAAGGGTGTAATTTCGCTTAAAATGTAGCTTTAGTGCGTCACAACAAAATTATGAATGTGCACTTCACATACCTTGCAATCATCACTACCAGATACAAGCATTGAAGGATCTGTGCATGAAAAATCTACACTCCAGGCACGTTTCTCATGCTCCTCATACTCCATCACACTCTGCAATGTACGTAGTTCAAGATTTAAGCATGACATTCTTTTACAGTAATAAGATGGTGAATAAATGGATTTACTGACATTAGTAATACCTGTCTAGTAGTCACATCCCAAACAGTTACTATGCCTTCATAGTCGCTGCTGGCAATATGATTTTTTGCATACTTGTTCCAGCTTAAACAGCTTAGCTTCGCTCTAGTAGACATTTCTGCTACAGGACATTGAGAGTCGGCTGGTTCATTAACCACCTGGTGAGTAATTTTCATCCACCATTTAAGGGGTGAGACCAGAGTGTATCATAAATCAATTTGAAAAATgacaaagtaaaataaaataagactgCAAAACATAAAGAACAGTTGAAGTCCTGCATAGAAACTTCAGGCACATGATTACACGGCATTACATCTAATCATGTCCAGATATATACTAAATGCATCACCTGATGCAAAACTTGAAGCAACAACTTACTGATGAAAACTCAAAAATCTTGATCTGTCGTGATACTCCAGCCGTAGCAAATAATTCATCATCTCGATCAAATTCTATGCTGCAAGGAATAAATAGTCATTTAAGACTCTAGATAGTATGCAGAAGATTAAAATCACAGAGGTCTAGTGCATGAATGTGAGGGACCACAACTTTTATTGCATGCCAGAGCCTTTTGCCTCGATTATAATTGTATTTCACTGGTTGCGTAAGAATTAACACCCTAACTTACAACTCAATAATCAATATTCATATAagaattaaaatactaaatGCGGGTTTAAGTGACTTACAAGCTACCAGAGTTTTTGCATTAATGCAATCACCCAAATTAAGCTTCTTTAATATCCCCGAGACCAACAGAAGAGAAAAGATCACAGATAGTTTTGTCCAGAATTATGATTGAGAAAAAGAAAGCTATATGTTCAACACTAAAATTCATTCACGAAATTGTAGCAAGTGCACATTACCTATCCACCACATGAAATGGACTCGTCAAAACAGAATCTGGTCTATCTCCATTTCGTTATAACAAAACTTGCAAATTTAACGAGTCCACATTATCTAATAAAATTAGTAGAACTGCAACTGTGAAGTAAcatcttcaatttttttattaaatcacaATGCTTGCTTCTAGATGAATGACTGGGTGAAGGCAGTAAGAATCAAATTCCACACCATATGCAGCAAACTCCACTGACCTTGATACAATGTTAGCCGCGTGAAAAAGATCTCCATGTCTGAGTTCGGCAACAACCCGCAACCGACTGAAGAACTAAACTCTATTAGACACTGCATATGCAATTATGCATTTTAAAAAGACCTAAAGCTATCTACAAGAATCTCATACCTGTATCTTGTGAAAGTTGATAGAACAGACTGAAAATCCTCAAGACCTACAGAGTATACTTCTCTCTTTGAACTCAGTGAGTCACGTCCTTGCTGCTCTGGCATTTGTTTCGCCCAATACCGCCTTTTTTGCAAGTAACAATCTTGCAGGTCATTGAACTGATACAATAGACATATAAAAGGATAAGAAACACTTATACAAAGAAGCAGACAGTATCTAACATTTTATGTTATGACACAACCTAATAGCTGAGGAAACTCCTATAACTGCATTGATGACTGCAACAACAGAAGACGGCCAGATGATTGACTACATGCTTTGCATAGTCAAGCAAGAATGAAGAAATAAAAAGACGATATGCTAAAGCAGTTCAACAAAATTACAGATGTTGGTTATATTAGCTtctgaaaataatattttctgcGAACACTATCTATAAATGATTATTTTCCTCTAGAACGTGACCAGGTTTAAGGTGTTACTGGAAAGCTACACACAACGATAATGTACAAGTCAGATTAAGATGTTACTAGCAAGGAATCACATCACCCACCTGAGCATGAACCCTTTTCTTCCTTGCTAATGCCTGTCCTGATTGAGAAGGATTCTGGATGTCTGACCCACCATAACTATCCTTCCCTAGTACCAAATGACTAGCAGAAGATCTCACATCAGCTTTCTTGTTATGAAGATCACCTGACGTCAGGCGGGATTGGCCAGGTGTGAGAGAAGGTCTGCTGGCTGTAGCACCACCATGTTTTTCAACCACCGACGGCCATGCTGATTTGGAAAAAGGATCATCACCAAGCATTCTTAGTTTAGCTGAATATCTATCCCTTCGACGGTATAACTCTATTCGGCGTCTCTCCACTGCATGAATATCTTCTTTAATATACTTTAGGTCAGATTGTACCTGCAGGAAAAGATAAAATGAAACGCTAAAAATCAGatatctcttctctctctctctttctctgggTTTCTCTTTGAGCTATCTGTGCTTGAGAGAGATAACCCTCAGTTTAACATGAAAAATATTCAAGTTTATGTTAATAAGGTATAATCATGCTCAGAAGGAGGGTATCATCCTCACAACATGAAAGTTTGAGACATCATAATATCAAGATAATTATTCCATTAACCAGGAAGCAGTCTTGGACTCTTATGTTTGGgatttcaaataataatatcCAAAGATCCAAATTATTGCATTGGTACTGATGGTAGCCTAACACAAAACTCTACGATTGGGGAATTCCTGATTCTTTTGACTGATTTTACAAACCACCTTATCTTATGTTGAAAGTTTAGTAGCCTAATGGCGCTAATTATAGCAGATAAAGATCTTCAAATGATCTACATTGCAGAAGAAGCTTCTAATACTAAAAAATACGAACTAATAGATGAAACAAAAGAGTCCACTCCATTCACCTCATTGAGCTCATCAAGCTTCTTCTTTCTCAGACAAAGCATAAAATCAAGCAGGATCTGTAGATTTGTTTCGGCTTCTTCTTGCtccattttactttttttctctgaAAGAAGAGACATGAGGCTCTCGAGATCCTTCACTGAAGCTTCACATCCCTGTCTATATATCATATTAGGGTCACTGAAGCTTCACATCCCTATctatatatcatattaatgtAGTACATATGCCAGAAATGGATGAAAAATGGAAGTCTAATATATGCCAGAAATGGATGGACAATCATGATGTACAAAGGGGTATCTTGAAAAATATAATCAAGCACTGATTTTTGAACTGTTTTAAACAATTAGAGTTTTGTTTACTAGAAGGTTTGTACTACTACTACAAACAAATGGCATAGGTGGATTTAAGGAAGCATGAACAGCATGTACAGTAACAGGCATGTAGATGACTACCAAATGGTAATTATTAGCTCCAATAGTAGATTTTGTGTGCTTAGACAGACACACTACCATGCTGTAAAAACACATTGCTATTAGAAATAACTCTTTCAGCAAATAACTGGCCCGTTCGAGTGCCTGGCGAAGTTGTTCCAAAGGAGTAGCAGTTTTAGCTGTTTGACGAGCAGAAGTCTTCATCAataactgcaagaatacaggCACCACATCATTAGCTAAATTCATGGAGACATCTCACATCTAACATCAAGGGAAGAGTAACTAATCTCACAGCACAAACACATGCAGCTTCTGGAGTAAGAATACTCAGAAGTATGTGATAGGAACTTACAGTTTCAAGACTTAACTACAAAAAGTTATATCACttgttaatttaaattttttctttGAGTCACCATTTTGAAAGCAGGTGTCCGGAGACATGCTTTATCATTCTGACATTACAGTTCTTTCTTTTCATTGATGTGTCTTTAATGAATTAACATTGCTATTGGCCAAACTTCTTTTTATTTCTGACAGGGAAGGTGGCATAACTTTGCATCATATTATAAAGTTTTTTGTTCGAACAAATGGAAAAGACAGAAAGGTGAGCAGTCTGCTGACTTGGCACTTTTCTTCAAGAAATCTTCATGTTTTAATAATGATTGTGCTTGTGCTTCAGACTTCAACCACCAACTGATGGCGTCCAGGATCACTTGTCAACCATAATGAGAAAGAATAGGACAACCCAATGTAAACTGTCCATGTTTGAATCATGATCTCCAGTTAACACATTATTTTCAAAATCATCTTATCGGATTGCTAGCAAGTAGACCAAGGTCTCATAGATAGTATATACTCtatttgataaaaatagatGGTATACCGTATACATAAAGTCCATATCAAGACAAACAAACACATACATAAGGATGAGTGAGTGTGCAGTATACTTATAATATACCATCACTTACACAGAGTCAGGCACATGCAAGCATACACAAAGGATGACAGCATGACTTAGTGCAATCGCAATGAGGATAATTCACAAGTTGTAGCATAAATAAGACTATAACAGTAACACtgcagataagtgaaaataGATTTTAGCAAGCCACTTCTGCCTTTGGGCTACAAAACAAGGGGAAAAGGCTGCGGTTTGCAGTTAG
This region includes:
- the LOC121744430 gene encoding tyrosine-protein phosphatase DSP1-like, which codes for MNDMSIHNCRAPMCLKTVQPSPAAADMSPEKFVAADVKAEDHLFVPPLNFSMVDYGIYRSGFPNSANFPFLKTLGLQSIIYLCPEPYPEDNMQFLNANGIRLFQFGLEGSKELSIKIPEDVIVCALRVLLDERNHPLLIHCKRGKHRTGCLVGCLRKWQNWCLASVLDEYQRFAADKARVTDQRFIELFDVSRINKLASLPHYI
- the LOC121744429 gene encoding E3 ubiquitin-protein ligase COP1-like isoform X2; this encodes MGAQTTSIGGPLVPTVKSEPVDSSAGAPAPSPSPPHSEMEHDSDKDILCPICMQIIKDAFLTACGHSFCYMCIVTHLQNKSDCPCCSHFLTANHLYPNFLLNKLLMKTSARQTAKTATPLEQLRQALERASYLLKELFLIAMCFYSMGCEASVKDLESLMSLLSEKKSKMEQEEAETNLQILLDFMLCLRKKKLDELNEVQSDLKYIKEDIHAVERRRIELYRRRDRYSAKLRMLGDDPFSKSAWPSVVEKHGGATASRPSLTPGQSRLTSGDLHNKKADVRSSASHLVLGKDSYGGSDIQNPSQSGQALARKKRVHAQFNDLQDCYLQKRRYWAKQMPEQQGRDSLSSKREVYSVGLEDFQSVLSTFTRYSRLRVVAELRHGDLFHAANIVSSIEFDRDDELFATAGVSRQIKIFEFSSVVNEPADSQCPVAEMSTRAKLSCLSWNKYAKNHIASSDYEGIVTVWDVTTRQSVMEYEEHEKRAWSVDFSCTDPSMLVSGSDDCKVKVWCTNQEASVLNIDMKANICSVKYNPGSSIHVAVGSADHHIHYYDLRKVSQPLYIFSGHRKAVSYVKFLSSDELASASTDSTLRLWDVKENVPLRTFRGHANEKNFVGLTANSEYIACGSETNEAFVYHKAISKPAAWHKFNNSETEEGEEDAGSYFISAVCWKSDSPTMVTANSQGTIKVLVLAP
- the LOC121744429 gene encoding E3 ubiquitin-protein ligase COP1-like isoform X1, with amino-acid sequence MGAQTTSIGGPLVPTVKSEPVDSSAGAPAPSPSPPHSEMEHDSDKDILCPICMQIIKDAFLTACGHSFCYMCIVTHLQNKSDCPCCSHFLTANHLYPNFLLNKLLMKTSARQTAKTATPLEQLRQALERASYLLKELFLIAMCFYSMVVCLSKHTKSTIGANNYHLGCEASVKDLESLMSLLSEKKSKMEQEEAETNLQILLDFMLCLRKKKLDELNEVQSDLKYIKEDIHAVERRRIELYRRRDRYSAKLRMLGDDPFSKSAWPSVVEKHGGATASRPSLTPGQSRLTSGDLHNKKADVRSSASHLVLGKDSYGGSDIQNPSQSGQALARKKRVHAQFNDLQDCYLQKRRYWAKQMPEQQGRDSLSSKREVYSVGLEDFQSVLSTFTRYSRLRVVAELRHGDLFHAANIVSSIEFDRDDELFATAGVSRQIKIFEFSSVVNEPADSQCPVAEMSTRAKLSCLSWNKYAKNHIASSDYEGIVTVWDVTTRQSVMEYEEHEKRAWSVDFSCTDPSMLVSGSDDCKVKVWCTNQEASVLNIDMKANICSVKYNPGSSIHVAVGSADHHIHYYDLRKVSQPLYIFSGHRKAVSYVKFLSSDELASASTDSTLRLWDVKENVPLRTFRGHANEKNFVGLTANSEYIACGSETNEAFVYHKAISKPAAWHKFNNSETEEGEEDAGSYFISAVCWKSDSPTMVTANSQGTIKVLVLAP
- the LOC121744429 gene encoding E3 ubiquitin-protein ligase COP1-like isoform X5, which encodes MKTSARQTAKTATPLEQLRQALERGCEASVKDLESLMSLLSEKKSKMEQEEAETNLQILLDFMLCLRKKKLDELNEVQSDLKYIKEDIHAVERRRIELYRRRDRYSAKLRMLGDDPFSKSAWPSVVEKHGGATASRPSLTPGQSRLTSGDLHNKKADVRSSASHLVLGKDSYGGSDIQNPSQSGQALARKKRVHAQFNDLQDCYLQKRRYWAKQMPEQQGRDSLSSKREVYSVGLEDFQSVLSTFTRYSRLRVVAELRHGDLFHAANIVSSIEFDRDDELFATAGVSRQIKIFEFSSVVNEPADSQCPVAEMSTRAKLSCLSWNKYAKNHIASSDYEGIVTVWDVTTRQSVMEYEEHEKRAWSVDFSCTDPSMLVSGSDDCKVKVWCTNQEASVLNIDMKANICSVKYNPGSSIHVAVGSADHHIHYYDLRKVSQPLYIFSGHRKAVSYVKFLSSDELASASTDSTLRLWDVKENVPLRTFRGHANEKNFVGLTANSEYIACGSETNEAFVYHKAISKPAAWHKFNNSETEEGEEDAGSYFISAVCWKSDSPTMVTANSQGTIKVLVLAP
- the LOC121744429 gene encoding E3 ubiquitin-protein ligase COP1-like isoform X4, yielding MKTSARQTAKTATPLEQLRQALERASYLLKELFLIAMCFYSMVVCLSKHTKSTIGANNYHLGCEASVKDLESLMSLLSEKKSKMEQEEAETNLQILLDFMLCLRKKKLDELNEVQSDLKYIKEDIHAVERRRIELYRRRDRYSAKLRMLGDDPFSKSAWPSVVEKHGGATASRPSLTPGQSRLTSGDLHNKKADVRSSASHLVLGKDSYGGSDIQNPSQSGQALARKKRVHAQFNDLQDCYLQKRRYWAKQMPEQQGRDSLSSKREVYSVGLEDFQSVLSTFTRYSRLRVVAELRHGDLFHAANIVSSIEFDRDDELFATAGVSRQIKIFEFSSVVNEPADSQCPVAEMSTRAKLSCLSWNKYAKNHIASSDYEGIVTVWDVTTRQSVMEYEEHEKRAWSVDFSCTDPSMLVSGSDDCKVKVWCTNQEASVLNIDMKANICSVKYNPGSSIHVAVGSADHHIHYYDLRKVSQPLYIFSGHRKAVSYVKFLSSDELASASTDSTLRLWDVKENVPLRTFRGHANEKNFVGLTANSEYIACGSETNEAFVYHKAISKPAAWHKFNNSETEEGEEDAGSYFISAVCWKSDSPTMVTANSQGTIKVLVLAP
- the LOC121744429 gene encoding E3 ubiquitin-protein ligase COP1-like isoform X3 — protein: MGAQTTSIGGPLVPTVKSEPVDSSAGAPAPSPSPPHSEMEHDSDKDILCPICMQIIKDAFLTACGHSFCYMCIVTHLQNKSDCPCCSHFLTANHLYPNFLLNKLLMKTSARQTAKTATPLEQLRQALERGCEASVKDLESLMSLLSEKKSKMEQEEAETNLQILLDFMLCLRKKKLDELNEVQSDLKYIKEDIHAVERRRIELYRRRDRYSAKLRMLGDDPFSKSAWPSVVEKHGGATASRPSLTPGQSRLTSGDLHNKKADVRSSASHLVLGKDSYGGSDIQNPSQSGQALARKKRVHAQFNDLQDCYLQKRRYWAKQMPEQQGRDSLSSKREVYSVGLEDFQSVLSTFTRYSRLRVVAELRHGDLFHAANIVSSIEFDRDDELFATAGVSRQIKIFEFSSVVNEPADSQCPVAEMSTRAKLSCLSWNKYAKNHIASSDYEGIVTVWDVTTRQSVMEYEEHEKRAWSVDFSCTDPSMLVSGSDDCKVKVWCTNQEASVLNIDMKANICSVKYNPGSSIHVAVGSADHHIHYYDLRKVSQPLYIFSGHRKAVSYVKFLSSDELASASTDSTLRLWDVKENVPLRTFRGHANEKNFVGLTANSEYIACGSETNEAFVYHKAISKPAAWHKFNNSETEEGEEDAGSYFISAVCWKSDSPTMVTANSQGTIKVLVLAP